The Amycolatopsis viridis genome window below encodes:
- a CDS encoding zinc-binding dehydrogenase — MGLSPHVVEMAPRLMPIQVDDGGGPEVLRIREVPDPEPQPGQVVVAVAYASITFVETQVRSGRGPFSRPGLPRVPGNGVGGRVVAVGSGVDPVLVGTIVVTTTGGEGGYAELATARAQDLVPVPEGVALGDAVALLADGHTALWLYRQANVHRDEHVLVEAAAGGVGSLLVQLASADGARVIGAARGAWKAEPVMGLGAAAVVDYSRPGWLDRVRAVTGGKGLDLVFDGVGGAVGTQAVRALRDGGRVSVYGMASGTDAEHDPAELRARSIEVIGLTSAPSPAEARALIADALEMNAAGTLRPLIGQTFRLDEAAAAQRAIEARTTLGKTLLTVDNAREG; from the coding sequence ATGGGCCTGTCCCCGCACGTGGTCGAGATGGCGCCGCGGCTCATGCCGATCCAGGTCGACGACGGCGGCGGGCCGGAGGTGCTGCGGATACGGGAGGTCCCCGACCCTGAGCCCCAACCCGGACAGGTGGTGGTCGCGGTGGCCTACGCCAGCATCACCTTCGTCGAGACGCAGGTGCGGTCGGGCCGCGGGCCGTTCAGCAGGCCCGGTCTGCCCCGTGTGCCGGGCAACGGCGTGGGCGGGCGCGTCGTCGCGGTCGGTTCCGGCGTGGACCCGGTGCTGGTGGGGACGATCGTGGTCACCACGACCGGTGGTGAGGGCGGTTACGCCGAGCTGGCGACGGCTCGGGCCCAGGACCTCGTTCCGGTTCCGGAAGGGGTGGCGCTCGGGGACGCTGTCGCGCTGCTCGCCGACGGACACACCGCGTTGTGGTTGTACCGGCAGGCGAACGTGCACCGGGACGAGCACGTGCTGGTGGAAGCAGCGGCCGGCGGTGTGGGCAGCCTGCTGGTGCAGCTCGCCTCAGCCGACGGGGCCCGCGTCATCGGCGCGGCCCGGGGCGCGTGGAAGGCGGAACCGGTCATGGGCCTGGGAGCCGCCGCCGTTGTCGACTACTCCCGGCCCGGATGGCTGGACCGGGTCCGCGCCGTCACCGGGGGCAAGGGTCTCGACCTGGTCTTCGACGGCGTCGGCGGAGCCGTCGGCACCCAGGCCGTTCGCGCGCTGCGCGACGGCGGACGTGTCAGCGTGTACGGGATGGCGAGCGGGACGGACGCCGAGCACGATCCGGCCGAACTGCGCGCCCGCTCGATCGAGGTCATCGGCCTCACCTCCGCGCCGAGCCCCGCCGAGGCCCGCGCCCTCATCGCCGATGCGCTGGAGATGAACGCCGCCGGAACGTTGCGGCCGCTCATCGGGCAGACCTTCCGCCTGGACGAGGCCGCCGCGGCACAACGCGCGATCGAGGCCCGCACCACACTGGGCAAGACCCTGCTGACCGTCGACAACGCGCGGGAGGGGTGA
- a CDS encoding TetR/AcrR family transcriptional regulator, producing the protein MARKAARHAEAERNDRALLEAAKKVLSRDGAHASMAKVAAEAGVGIATVYRRYRTKDELFQHMCALSLDQWIDAAEQGLRHDDPWEGLVHYATTAVEFSGGSLGSLAGTIAITDDMARKFTRAEELMAELVARAHAAGVLRSDATPLDIALLIEQLGKSPLVDQLERQGRTDLTDAAANARGRVIAIALDGLRAGNPPLPGTAPTPDLFSGRWEHDPTTQAPSATTRRNPAHSG; encoded by the coding sequence ATGGCACGCAAAGCCGCGCGGCACGCCGAGGCCGAACGCAATGACCGGGCCCTGTTGGAAGCCGCGAAGAAGGTCCTGTCCAGGGACGGCGCACATGCGTCGATGGCGAAGGTCGCGGCCGAAGCCGGAGTGGGGATCGCCACTGTCTACCGTCGCTACCGCACCAAGGACGAGCTGTTCCAGCACATGTGCGCGCTGTCCCTCGACCAGTGGATCGACGCCGCCGAACAAGGGCTCCGGCACGACGATCCCTGGGAGGGACTCGTCCACTACGCGACGACCGCCGTCGAGTTCAGCGGAGGTTCGCTCGGATCGCTGGCGGGCACGATCGCCATCACCGACGACATGGCCCGCAAGTTCACGCGTGCGGAGGAGCTGATGGCCGAACTGGTCGCTCGAGCGCACGCCGCCGGGGTCCTCAGGAGCGACGCCACACCCCTGGACATCGCACTGCTGATCGAGCAACTCGGCAAGTCACCCCTGGTCGACCAGCTCGAACGGCAGGGCCGCACCGACCTCACCGACGCGGCGGCCAACGCCCGTGGCCGCGTGATCGCCATCGCCCTCGACGGCCTGCGCGCCGGGAACCCGCCCTTGCCGGGGACCGCTCCGACGCCTGACCTCTTCTCCGGTCGCTGGGAACACGACCCCACGACCCAGGCCCCGTCGGCCACCACGAGGCGAAACCCTGCTCACTCCGGGTGA
- a CDS encoding polyprenol monophosphomannose synthase → MAHAPRVARPIDPVLVVIPTYNERDNLPLILDRLQRALPAVHALVVDDGSPDGTGELADKIAAGDDRVHVLNRSAKAGLGAAYVAGFHWGLARDYRTIVEMDADGSHAPEDLPRMLEALGDTDLVLGSRYVPGGSLVNWPRHRELLSRGANLYARLALGVRIKDVTAGFRAYRREVLEQLPLEEIASRGYCFQIDLAWRTVRAGFDVAEVPITFTEREIGQSKMSGTIIREALLRVGVWGARYRAGQLRALLRR, encoded by the coding sequence ATGGCGCACGCGCCACGGGTGGCCCGACCGATCGATCCGGTGCTGGTGGTGATCCCGACCTACAACGAACGGGACAACCTGCCGCTCATCCTGGACCGGCTGCAGCGGGCCCTGCCCGCGGTGCACGCCCTCGTGGTCGACGACGGCAGTCCGGACGGCACCGGCGAGCTGGCGGACAAGATCGCCGCCGGCGACGACCGCGTCCACGTGCTCAACCGCAGTGCGAAGGCCGGCCTCGGCGCCGCCTACGTCGCCGGTTTCCACTGGGGCCTGGCGCGCGACTACCGCACGATCGTCGAGATGGACGCCGACGGCTCGCACGCCCCCGAGGACCTGCCCCGCATGCTCGAAGCACTCGGCGACACCGACCTGGTGCTCGGCTCGCGGTACGTGCCGGGCGGCAGCCTGGTGAACTGGCCCCGCCACCGGGAACTGCTCTCCCGCGGCGCCAACCTCTACGCGCGGCTCGCACTCGGGGTGCGGATCAAGGACGTCACCGCCGGGTTCCGCGCCTACCGCCGCGAGGTGCTGGAGCAGCTGCCGCTGGAGGAGATCGCCTCCCGCGGCTACTGCTTCCAGATCGACCTCGCCTGGCGCACGGTCCGTGCCGGCTTCGACGTGGCCGAGGTGCCGATCACCTTCACCGAACGCGAGATCGGCCAGTCCAAGATGAGCGGCACCATCATCCGCGAGGCGCTGCTGCGCGTCGGCGTGTGGGGCGCCCGCTACCGAGCCGGCCAGCTGCGGGCGCTACTGCGCCGCTGA